In one Ananas comosus cultivar F153 linkage group 12, ASM154086v1, whole genome shotgun sequence genomic region, the following are encoded:
- the LOC109717957 gene encoding pollen-specific leucine-rich repeat extensin-like protein 1, with protein MEASPLSSLPFLLLLLLLSAAGLLSLTSALSDAETVFIARRQLLTFHEHSGDLPEDFEFGVQIDTPFPNQRLRRAYIALQAWKHAIYSDPSNFTGNWSGADVCSYAGVFCSPALDDPSLTVVSGVDLNGADIAGYLPAELGLLTDLALFHINSNRFCGIIPKSFSRLVLMYELDVSNNLFVGPFPVVVLGLPALRYLDLRFNNFEGALPPELFDKELDAIFLNDNRFSSYIPENLGNSTASVIVAANNKLQGCIPTSVGKMTSTLNELVLLNNELTGCLPLEFGLLTNVTVFDASFNALTGVLARSLAGLAKVEQLDVSHNVLTGVVPEGLCRLPRLANFSFSYNYFKGEAEACTPVPRSEVLFDDKSNCLGSSRPNQKSAKECAPVISRPVDCSRSKCSSSPSRSAPSPKPLTPSHKPSPKPIQPPKPTPKPSPKTVAPSPKPTPTPSPKALATTPTSELLTTTTTTVALLLSAAARMMTSTTTHFASSTPHLTTSSSTT; from the coding sequence ATGGAGGCCTctcccctctcttctctcccgttccttcttctcctcctcctcctctctgcaGCCGGCCTCCTTTCCTTAACTTCGGCCCTCTCCGATGCCGAGACTGTCTTCATCGCGCGTCGCCAGCTCCTCACGTTCCATGAGCACAGCGGCGACCTTCCAGAAGATTTCGAGTTCGGCGTCCAAATCGATACCCCTTTCCCCAACCAGCGCCTCCGTCGGGCCTACATCGCTCTCCAGGCGTGGAAGCACGCTATCTATTCGGACCCTTCCAACTTCACCGGCAACTGGTCTGGCGCTGATGTGTGCTCCTACGCTGGTGTTTTTTGCTCCCCGGCCCTCGACGACCCTTCCCTCACAGTCGTCTCCGGCGTCGACCTTAACGGAGCCGACATCGCCGGGTATCTCCCCGCCGAGCTCGGCCTCCTTACCGACCTCGCTCTCTTCCACATTAACTCAAACCGCTTCTGCGGTATTATACCGAAAAGCTTTTCTCGCCTCGTCCTCATGTATGAGCTAGATGTCAGCAATAACCTCTTTGTGGGGCCTTTCCCCGTCGTGGTCCTCGGCCTCCCGGCCCTTCGGTATCTCGACCTTCGATTCAACAACTTTGAGGGTGCCCTTCCGCCGGAACTCTTCGACAAGGAGCTCGATGCTATCTTCCTCAACGACAACCGCTTCTCCTCTTACATTCCGGAGAACTTGGGCAACTCCACCGCATCGGTCATCGTAGCCGCCAACAACAAGCTTCAGGGGTGCATCCCGACTAGCGTAGGCAAGATGACATCGACGCTTAACGAACTCGTGCTTTTAAACAACGAGCTTACTGGCTGCTTGCCGCTCGAGTTTGGATTGCTTACAAATGTCACGGTGTTCGACGCAAGCTTCAATGCGCTAACGGGCGTGCTTGCCAGGAGCTTAGCGGGGCTAGCTAAGGTCGAGCAGTTGGATGTCTCCCATAACGTGCTTACGGGTGTCGTGCCGGAGGGATTGTGCCGGTTGCCGAGGCTGGCCAATTTCAGTTTCTCCTACAACTACTTCAAGGGCGAAGCGGAGGCATGCACGCCGGTGCCAAGGTCGGAGGTCTTGTTCGATGATAAGAGCAATTGCTTGGGTAGCTCACGGCCTAACCAGAAGTCGGCAAAGGAGTGCGCGCCGGTTATTAGCCGCCCTGTAGATTGCAGCCGGTCCAAGTGTAGCTCTTCTCCTAGCCGGTCAGCTCCTTCGCCGAAGCCATTGACGCCGTCTCATAAGCCATCACCAAAACCGATCCAACCTCCAAAGCCAACTCCTAAGCCGTCGCCGAAGACGGTTGCACCATCTCCCAAGCCAACTCCTACACCATCTCCAAAAGCCCTGGCAACCACCCCCACCTCTGAACTGTTAaccactaccaccaccaccGTCGCTCTTTTGCTATCCGCCGCCGCTCGAATGATGACCTCCACCACCACTCATTTTGCCTCCTCCACCCCTCACTtgaccacctcctcctccaccacttAA